From one Butyricimonas faecihominis genomic stretch:
- a CDS encoding SusC/RagA family TonB-linked outer membrane protein translates to MRVDLVLKFDGNLCGVVKWILLFCCICFPEIPVAGESRSALIVITGEVKDADGEPLPGVTVVLKGTSLGCATGTDGKFRLEIPEQKEMVLLFRFVGMKNQEVTVTSTRHIRVTMVKDMKELDDVIVTGYYTQAKNAFTGEITRIKGEDLLRVSPTNLLQALAILTPGLRIVENNEAGSDPNVVPEILIRGASSIMTKGQEGVNAPLIMLDGVEISVEDLYDLDIYDIEQVLVLKDASAAVLYGEKAANGVILVERVRGKSDKPRFSYNFTPMFSFPDLTSLRLCDAEEKLELERLAGLYDRVDGSLDPAYDYKLENIRRGVNTDWTTKPLRNAFTHSHSATMTGRGGGIEYKVTGRFSDTYGVMKGDYRRNYGVNVSLSYRFARDVVATYQLAYTMTEGKNSPYGSFAQYTRLNPYNPVYDGDGEYIRNYYFDPVNRTMERQVNPLYNATLASFSKSQNKAVTNYLSLRWDMNETLFITGNVSVRQGDTWNKVYVSPEDASFTLQEIPQNKKGTYTAYSTETTDWAGKLVLNYRLPLNDAGTTVLSLSAGTDIGKDKSSSMQVKAEGFMKDKMTDIKFASQYATTRPVGGEKESAEVGFFVNGSLDLLGRYFVNASYKTAGSSKFGSKHRFAPVWSAGIGWNLHKEGFMNFDWLNVLRLRFSVGSTANVTFTPYQALTTYLYDSDLIHYGGMGAVPITMGNPDMKWQVTRKYNWGLTATFWKERVNVEASYYVNKTKDALMPLTLPSSVGVSSVLVNMGKLQNSGYEFSISAQVVKRNNLLWMVMVNGSHVFDKLTSISDALKAENMAAYYGVKPQPMFVEGGSQFGIYAMRSAGIDPASGQEVYIKKNGNYTFTYDKNERVEVGNTNPMLEGSLFTSLSYRGFTLNVTAAYKFGGDIYNTTLANKVEYIDPYGNVDRRAFTKRWKKPGDLVRFLGIPENVSDENRYSERFVERDNTFAITSIMLNYEFKPGYLRKIGIKRLNLGIGVADIARFSSVKQERGTEYPFQRSFHITFRPTF, encoded by the coding sequence ATGAGAGTAGACTTGGTATTGAAGTTTGACGGCAACTTATGTGGTGTTGTGAAATGGATTCTGTTGTTCTGCTGCATATGTTTTCCGGAAATCCCCGTGGCGGGTGAATCGCGTTCTGCCTTGATCGTGATCACGGGAGAGGTGAAGGATGCAGATGGCGAACCACTTCCGGGCGTGACGGTTGTCCTGAAAGGGACTTCTTTGGGATGTGCCACGGGTACGGACGGGAAGTTCCGATTGGAAATTCCGGAACAAAAGGAGATGGTGTTACTTTTCCGGTTTGTCGGGATGAAGAATCAAGAAGTCACGGTTACCAGTACCCGGCATATCCGGGTGACGATGGTGAAGGATATGAAAGAATTGGATGATGTGATCGTGACCGGGTATTACACGCAGGCGAAGAATGCTTTTACCGGGGAGATTACCCGGATCAAGGGAGAGGATTTGTTGCGGGTATCCCCGACGAACCTGTTACAGGCATTGGCAATCTTGACACCGGGATTGAGGATTGTAGAGAATAACGAGGCGGGGTCTGATCCGAACGTCGTGCCTGAGATTCTGATTCGTGGGGCGAGTTCAATCATGACAAAAGGACAGGAAGGGGTAAATGCCCCCTTGATTATGCTGGACGGGGTGGAGATTTCCGTGGAGGATTTGTATGATCTGGATATTTACGATATAGAACAGGTACTGGTGTTGAAGGATGCATCCGCGGCGGTACTTTACGGGGAGAAAGCTGCCAATGGGGTGATATTGGTGGAACGGGTGCGGGGAAAGTCGGATAAGCCGAGATTCAGTTATAATTTCACGCCGATGTTCAGTTTTCCCGATTTGACCTCTCTTCGCCTGTGTGATGCGGAGGAAAAGTTGGAACTGGAGCGTTTGGCGGGATTGTATGACCGGGTAGATGGTAGTCTTGACCCGGCTTATGATTATAAGCTGGAGAACATCCGCCGGGGTGTCAACACGGATTGGACGACGAAACCTTTGCGGAATGCTTTCACGCATAGTCATTCTGCCACGATGACAGGGCGGGGTGGCGGAATCGAGTATAAGGTAACGGGACGGTTCTCCGATACATACGGCGTGATGAAAGGTGATTATCGCCGGAATTACGGGGTGAATGTTTCTTTGTCGTACCGGTTTGCCCGGGATGTGGTGGCCACTTACCAGTTGGCTTATACCATGACCGAGGGAAAGAATAGTCCTTACGGGAGTTTTGCGCAGTACACGAGGTTGAACCCGTACAACCCGGTATATGACGGGGACGGGGAGTATATACGGAATTATTATTTCGATCCGGTAAACCGGACAATGGAACGGCAAGTCAATCCACTGTATAATGCCACGCTGGCAAGCTTTTCGAAAAGTCAGAATAAAGCGGTCACGAATTATTTGTCGTTACGCTGGGATATGAACGAGACCCTGTTTATCACGGGAAACGTGAGTGTGCGACAGGGGGACACGTGGAATAAGGTGTATGTTTCCCCGGAGGATGCGAGTTTCACCTTGCAGGAGATTCCTCAAAACAAGAAAGGGACTTACACGGCATATTCAACCGAGACGACGGATTGGGCGGGGAAGTTGGTACTTAATTATCGTTTACCGCTGAATGATGCTGGGACTACGGTTCTTTCCTTGAGCGCGGGTACGGACATCGGGAAGGACAAGTCTTCTTCGATGCAGGTGAAGGCGGAAGGGTTTATGAAGGACAAGATGACGGATATTAAATTTGCCTCGCAGTACGCGACTACGCGTCCCGTGGGTGGCGAGAAGGAATCGGCAGAGGTGGGGTTCTTCGTGAACGGTAGTCTTGATTTGCTGGGACGATATTTTGTCAATGCCTCTTACAAGACAGCGGGTTCGTCGAAGTTTGGCAGTAAACATCGTTTTGCCCCGGTATGGTCGGCGGGAATCGGTTGGAATCTGCATAAAGAAGGATTCATGAATTTCGATTGGTTGAACGTTTTGCGTCTTCGGTTTAGCGTCGGTTCGACGGCTAACGTGACTTTCACGCCTTATCAGGCTTTGACCACTTATCTTTATGATTCCGACTTAATTCATTATGGCGGGATGGGTGCGGTTCCGATCACGATGGGGAATCCCGATATGAAATGGCAGGTTACCCGAAAGTATAATTGGGGATTGACGGCTACTTTCTGGAAAGAACGGGTGAACGTGGAGGCCAGTTACTACGTGAACAAAACGAAGGATGCCTTGATGCCTTTGACCTTACCGTCTTCTGTCGGTGTTTCTTCAGTGTTGGTGAATATGGGGAAGTTACAGAATTCGGGCTACGAGTTTTCCATTTCTGCACAAGTGGTCAAGCGAAATAACCTGCTTTGGATGGTGATGGTAAACGGATCGCACGTGTTTGATAAACTGACGAGTATCTCGGATGCGTTGAAGGCGGAGAATATGGCGGCTTATTATGGCGTGAAACCTCAGCCGATGTTCGTGGAAGGGGGATCTCAGTTCGGTATATATGCCATGCGTTCTGCGGGAATTGATCCGGCTTCCGGGCAGGAGGTGTATATCAAGAAGAATGGGAATTACACGTTTACTTACGATAAGAACGAGCGAGTGGAGGTTGGAAACACGAATCCCATGCTGGAGGGGAGTCTTTTCACGAGCTTGTCGTACCGGGGATTCACGTTGAATGTCACCGCGGCGTACAAGTTTGGCGGTGATATTTACAACACAACTTTGGCGAATAAAGTGGAGTATATTGATCCCTACGGGAATGTGGATCGTCGGGCTTTCACCAAACGGTGGAAGAAACCGGGCGACTTAGTGCGTTTCCTCGGGATTCCGGAGAACGTGAGTGATGAGAATAGGTATTCCGAG
- a CDS encoding sigma-70 family RNA polymerase sigma factor — MLVESSVYERFVKGDEKALELLYDQYFATLGVYAGRFLREENVCVDIVHESFIKTWEKRKQFTSFQMIISFLYACVRNACLNELRHLDIKNKVLLQQVSSLDIEGEIIEHEVKRIIWTEIARLAGDYKEIMAMSLEGYSTKEISEELNLSEQTIKNKKGEALKQLRKNMGPYQWCLRLFF, encoded by the coding sequence ATGTTGGTAGAGTCTTCCGTATATGAGCGTTTTGTGAAAGGGGATGAGAAAGCCTTGGAATTGTTGTATGATCAATATTTTGCAACATTGGGAGTTTACGCAGGACGTTTCTTGCGGGAAGAGAATGTTTGCGTGGACATCGTGCATGAGAGTTTTATCAAGACGTGGGAGAAAAGGAAACAGTTTACCTCGTTCCAGATGATTATCAGTTTTTTGTATGCTTGCGTGAGAAATGCTTGTCTGAACGAGTTGCGGCATCTGGACATAAAGAATAAAGTTCTGTTGCAACAGGTATCCAGTCTCGATATTGAAGGGGAAATCATAGAACATGAGGTGAAACGGATTATTTGGACTGAAATTGCCCGATTGGCGGGTGATTATAAAGAGATCATGGCGATGAGTTTGGAAGGGTATTCTACCAAGGAGATTTCGGAAGAGTTGAATCTTTCCGAACAGACGATTAAAAATAAAAAGGGAGAGGCGTTAAAACAACTTCGCAAAAATATGGGACCGTACCAGTGGTGTCTCCGGCTTTTCTTTTAA